The following are encoded in a window of Lentisphaera araneosa HTCC2155 genomic DNA:
- a CDS encoding DUF6788 family protein, translated as MEKFELLEKLNELKTELIKSPYWVAGTVIETTRKQSKKEKPFYYLSQSIKGKTKTTYIAARHLEVFKKAEAEGERIKQLMTEINRINILLIKSEVSDA; from the coding sequence ATGGAAAAGTTTGAGTTGTTAGAAAAGCTGAATGAATTAAAGACTGAGTTGATTAAATCACCGTACTGGGTGGCTGGTACGGTGATTGAAACTACGAGGAAGCAAAGTAAAAAAGAGAAGCCCTTTTACTACCTATCTCAAAGTATCAAAGGTAAAACCAAAACGACCTATATAGCTGCTCGCCATTTGGAGGTGTTTAAAAAAGCAGAGGCTGAAGGTGAACGAATTAAGCAACTAATGACTGAAATAAATCGTATCAATATCCTTTTGATAAAAAGCGAGGTGAGTGATGCTTAA
- a CDS encoding IS4 family transposase: MFTVKVLLISLLANAQSGFKLGYKQLLAQLFELKLFPGNTIPTDKSFSKACDKLPFKAVTTLLSESHKQEFDSSGRKYHGLKIIIPDGTKISLPRSTSTLEQYGQAYGHYPQCLAVGFFELSTGTFDDFKIASRDCPERTLAYEHMLENSEKSLYMADAGYNGMAFIALAKELGHEVLMPLKMSHLAQKMNDSKKRSLVHEIKLTRSHLKNYPDHQHLLGTTLKIRLIRTLGTSKLKSQVLITTLLDDAKFSWKELSGLYRQRYLVEVAYRHLKVNLNLESIRKRKFSRIKKFMYAAIALYNLAAVLRNRIKLPEILPEDHGTKMYCFSFCLNRICVFCLAILNPFRGSKKALANCLRAVKSCWYIYKPWRSSPRICNTPPSKFTVHKGKVKYKEIETAQFLNAEYQILGVQYGQIS, encoded by the coding sequence ATTTTTACTGTAAAGGTATTATTAATCTCATTATTAGCCAATGCACAGTCAGGGTTCAAACTGGGGTATAAACAATTACTCGCTCAGCTATTTGAACTCAAACTTTTCCCTGGAAATACCATTCCAACTGACAAATCATTTAGTAAGGCTTGTGACAAACTTCCTTTTAAAGCCGTAACCACATTACTCTCAGAATCCCATAAACAGGAATTCGATAGTTCTGGTCGCAAGTACCATGGATTAAAGATAATTATTCCTGATGGCACTAAGATTTCACTACCACGAAGTACAAGCACACTTGAGCAGTATGGCCAAGCTTATGGACATTATCCACAATGTCTTGCGGTTGGTTTTTTCGAGCTCTCCACGGGAACATTTGATGATTTCAAAATAGCTTCAAGAGATTGCCCTGAACGAACTTTAGCATACGAGCATATGTTAGAGAATTCAGAGAAAAGTTTATACATGGCAGATGCAGGATATAACGGCATGGCGTTTATTGCCTTAGCAAAAGAGTTGGGCCACGAAGTTTTAATGCCGTTGAAAATGAGTCATCTAGCTCAGAAAATGAACGATTCTAAGAAACGATCTCTTGTTCACGAGATTAAACTCACTCGTTCACACCTTAAAAACTATCCAGATCATCAACATTTACTAGGAACAACTCTTAAAATTCGTCTTATCAGAACACTGGGAACGTCCAAACTTAAATCGCAGGTTTTAATCACGACCTTACTGGATGACGCCAAATTCTCATGGAAAGAACTCTCAGGTTTATACCGTCAGCGCTATCTTGTGGAAGTAGCCTACCGACACCTGAAAGTTAACCTTAATCTGGAGTCGATTCGGAAGCGAAAATTTTCAAGAATTAAAAAGTTTATGTATGCCGCCATTGCTTTATACAACCTAGCGGCGGTATTACGGAATCGAATTAAACTACCTGAGATATTGCCAGAGGATCACGGCACGAAGATGTACTGCTTTTCCTTTTGCTTAAACCGTATTTGCGTTTTTTGCCTCGCGATCCTTAATCCATTTAGAGGCTCGAAAAAAGCATTGGCGAATTGCTTAAGAGCAGTCAAAAGCTGTTGGTATATTTATAAACCATGGAGGTCTTCTCCTAGAATATGTAATACTCCACCTTCAAAATTCACTGTGCACAAAGGAAAAGTAAAATATAAAGAAATTGAAACTGCGCAATTCCTCAATGCTGAGTATCAAATATTAGGGGTTCAATATGGCCAGATTTCATGA
- a CDS encoding type II toxin-antitoxin system RelE family toxin: MASYNISWKKSTKKDLKKIPQQEVIKIINAVIALSDNPKPYGSTKLTGSRFTHRIRVGKYRVIYDIHDEEIRIEVVKIGPRGDVYKP, translated from the coding sequence ATGGCATCATATAATATTTCGTGGAAGAAATCCACAAAAAAAGATCTAAAGAAAATACCTCAGCAAGAAGTTATCAAAATAATAAATGCTGTAATCGCCTTAAGTGATAATCCAAAACCATACGGGTCAACAAAATTAACTGGCAGTAGATTTACCCACAGGATTAGAGTTGGTAAATACAGAGTCATTTATGATATTCATGACGAAGAAATAAGAATTGAAGTTGTGAAAATTGGCCCTAGGGGAGATGTTTACAAACCTTAA